A single window of Bos javanicus breed banteng chromosome 19, ARS-OSU_banteng_1.0, whole genome shotgun sequence DNA harbors:
- the LOC133232357 gene encoding uncharacterized protein LOC133232357, protein MPQTRKHTATPAVAHAFQVTKHTVPKSALRKLVQNKLLPLPPPPAPVRQRCSRTGHPCLPGSDWTANRDGTHAPCSGLEDFEPTGPPAKSPYSSLRPWSRAWNQGCLNPLSLRVPTKESKEDPPRNPGNNWSLPPQKFASPLPAPALASLHKPTLSASQISGGNLGWRQCRVLEGCWGRVEPPGVGGGGGSQSGDGGRSGGQNFTPREEAPERLSFPRRKSPFRARKEGEKTLSGV, encoded by the exons ATGCCCCAGACCAGAAAACACACGGCCACCCCCGCCGTGGCCCACGCTTTCCAAGTGACAAAGCACACAGTCCCTAAGTCGGCCCTAAGGAAACTTGTTCAAAACAAacttctcccccttcccccacccccggctCCGGTGAGGCAACGCTGCAGTCGTACTGGCCACCCTTGCCTCCCCGGCTCCGACTGGACAG caaacagggatggaacccatgctccctgcagtggactCGAGGACTTTGagcccactggaccaccagcaaaatcCCCTTACTCCTCTTTAAGACCATG GTCCAGAGCCTGGAATCAAGGGTGCTTGAACCCACTCTCCCTGCGGGTCCCCACAAAGGAGTCAAAGGAGGATCCTCCAAGAAATCCGGGGAACAACTGGTCCCTCCCTCCACAAAAATTCGcctccccactccctgctccTGCTCTGGCCTCTCTGCACAAGCCCACCCTCTCTGCATCTCAGATCTCAGGGGGAAACTTGGGCTGGAGACAATGCCGGGTCCTGGAGGGCTGCTGGGGGAGGGTGGAGccaccgggggtgggggggggtggggggagccagAGTGGGGACGGGGGGAGGAGCGGGGGTCAGAACTTCACGCCCCGGGAGGAGGCTCCAGAGAGGCTGAGTTTCCCAAGGAGAAAGAGCCCATTCAGAgccaggaaggaaggggagaaaacCTTGTCTGGTGTTTGa